A window from Drosophila nasuta strain 15112-1781.00 chromosome 3, ASM2355853v1, whole genome shotgun sequence encodes these proteins:
- the LOC132790048 gene encoding uncharacterized protein LOC132790048 isoform X1 has protein sequence MLKKFVEVNADASPSENPYAVRTYMGDNVITEWKVDSCPPRDRVCQKKPPNSTISHVLTIEDELRRLHQKAEESRFSRPFKKKCDLYDEFSMCIVPQRTPEELKTNAIMRERVIMSKMQVGLVEHDARIDKICPKDLVALNSPMNLEEGEEEEDAAEGEGEETEVKPEQATPECSTDMIIIPDKRMLELKRPKSRIYINETQVGPLEELPFPTYNPRVIQEGLEGENLRTYDIIEGCSPQDLWTWNVGMQRREMDLDQDFITASLPKYAHDLELTVYNIPEQLGKTFGAEIVFGTRNIYPEPKKEAFRQTYYNRPSEIAAIIVAFVETYHMNPDFWTAGTMDGILKRGVKLLQKSQKLNYKSEDNEFDILPQVMERQSAVRIVIHFTGQFKNEPNVYKALSLFFSKYTACIFTSRDMFLLIWKRCTNSFFIFDANGRNDLCLRDFEEGKCSLMATRHVEHLVHLITQFSDLTPEDEFNIFEISLTQYGKLKEPPIGKDQLYHYHKLWAVVNEHYAVKTGGNSGIQQPISGTEKNASLVVSLIALIYSEFELAKLWRPMTIDDIIRYGVAYYKTLRKKFRLDGKRWKNKKPELNVVDLPEMFLMGAFKATVRKSPFLLTGHVTDCSSYMESQLTHALQQIFEMPEWPGALLQIDNSVLSIWRDREFFYAFDPFRRNRVGMVVDPDDYRIKGLAVLQMHTTFDSFVRIIYQNALKMRRGGKFFIHGIRTGCIRPLQVMSQQTNKFPALQMGLPTFTDEPGEAELVQKKSIESIPEEERIPVKDEKEFVEELILSIINNIIKELPEPRLDRPHLYKQAQRVLLRTDKENLRALRLKIKRGYELGEEEQEDLKRVLTIEEELELKSNYQTLHDGAYIIMGTTKLPPLDEEMTKLGGLLSALVACAVSAKYKVSTWNADLIEFCLTSVNSFSEEYQNYEFNLSCLLNKKLPDIAVGKSNFSLVVNEVYKSSVNSSLRQDLLELLIDNNRVLLVCQHFSCIIFKRYNLLYMFIGFPCNAIGYRKSGSGPACMMRFIELDSLIRRIEFGCNPQGCNVMNYIVAAIKIVDNNLKGRFRPWSKADDDAEYNAEAARKKKLREQRLEKMRYIDEELKKENKRIQDFLEAKKSHEDRKKRKPEYVDLGIDEGMGEEGEDLDYMDMEEEAEGEEEIELKHKPGKKLPKEIRKVYKPRPILYGYRMREKDCNFKIQGSMNMDGRDEGSFKEIKACYFASALAIISCSLRPLNQWNSYRIDRVITHAKSIATRVCDLESVFERVVRHVTIDDYEFDIWIRLFEPLGMWTPAAKPNKLTPEAGLNIMKKKLQKTLSTRKYLMIFTPNGCFALFHDEFYHLFDPYASMETCGEEEEEENAGGDEEEGDGKRKKKKCPKGPKRFPERNTASWVLFADVDAMLEYIDKRCSQADWKEQNQYMFYVVDVLSYKKAAPNARILQLLTDLSVPMTCNNKHYGHPEYEICATNESLGWLELENCLPVWSRMNRRNTAGKYRNLPLSKLKKYDVEIEGRLWSLWGNLHPEAPVFEDLNRGRQYLGIYVIACCAASVYNLMDWSAQLLDTIVVSGDKYFTESIAQINKEDYEFSLENLNIDCALEAINFVVHIEHVCYGKLYRVPAFNRMNLSEALIYFFSHYQYGIVMVRKRALAIGFCPGHDGGYFMYDCQEKDQPLFPKQQGASYLLRTRHLQVLLYCIVVTLNVPFYNIDFSIHKVEMLREGATVENEEEEEGGGY, from the exons ATGCTTAAAAAGTTCGTTGAAGTCAATGCGGACGCAAGTCCCTCCGAGAATCCGTATGCAGTTCGAACGTATATGGGCGACAATGTAATCACCGAGTGGAAAGTGGATAGTTGTCCGCCCCGAGATCGCGTGTGCCAAAAGAAACCGCCAAACTCGACTATCTCACATGTGCTGACCATCGAGGATGAGCTGCGACGCCTGCATCAAAAGGCCGAAGAGTCGCGTTTCTCTCGCCCGTTCAAGAAGAAGTGCGATCTCTACGATGAGTTCAGCATGTGCATTGTGCCGCAACGCACACCAGAGGAGCTCAAAACTAACGCTATAATGCGTGAGCGTGTTATAATGTCCAAAATGCAGGTGGGACTAGTGGAGCATGATGCGCGCATCGATAAAATATGCCCCAAGGATTTGGTGGCTCTCAATAGCCCTATGAACTTGGAAGAGggggaagaggaggaggatgcTGCCGAGGGCGAGGGGGAGGAAACGGAAGTGAAGCCCGAGCAAGCGACACCGGAATGCAGCACCGATATGATCATTATACCCGACAAGCGCATG CTTGAATTAAAACGTCCCAAAAGTCGCATTTATATCAATGAAACTCAAGTGGGGCCTTTAGAAGAATTGCCGTTTCCCACTTACAACCCACGTGTGATTCAAGAAGGTTTAGAGGGTGAAAATCTGCGCACTTATGACATTATCGAGGGTTGTAGTCCCCAGGATCTGTGGACCTGGAATGTGGGCATGCAGAGGAGGGAAATGGATCTGGACCAAGATTTCATAACTGCCTCTTTGCCCAAATATG CTCACGATCTCGAACTCACCGTGTACAACATTCCCGAACAGCTGGGAAAAACCTTTGGCGCTGAGATTGTATTTGGTACACGAAATATTTACCCGGAACCCAAGAAAGAAGCATTTAGACAGAC CTATTACAATCGACCGAGTGAAATAGCCGCGATTATTGTGGCCTTTGTGGAAACGTATCACATGAATCCCGATTTCTGGACAGCAGGCACCATGGATGGCATCCTCAAACGAGGCGTGAAGCTGCTccaaaaaagccaaaaactcAATTACAAATCAGAGGACAATGAATTCGATATATTGCCCCAAGTGATGGAGCGACAATCAGCTGTAAGGATCGTGATACACTTTACAGGACAATTCAAGAATGAACCGAATGTGTACAaagctctctcgctcttcttTTCCAAATACACAGCTTGCATTTTCACTTCACGCGACATGTTTTTGCTGATCTGGAAGCGTTGCACAAACTCATTCTTTATCTTCGATGCAAATGGTCGCAATGATTTATGTTTGCGTGACTTTGAGGAAGGGAAATGTTCGTTGATGGCCACACGACATGTGGAGCACTTGGTGCATTTGATAACACAATTTAGTGATCTAACACCCGAGGATGAATTCAATATATTCGAGATCTCGCTGACGCAGTATGGCAAGCTGAAGGAACCGCCGATCGGCAAGGATCAGCTGTATCATTATCACAAACTGTGGGCGGTGGTCAATGAGCATTATGCGGTTAAAACAGGAGGCAATAGCGGCATTCAACAACCGATTTCGGGCACTGAGAAGAATGCTTCGCTTGTGGTCTCTTTGATTGCGCTGATCTACTCTGAATTCGAACTAGCGAAGCTCTGGCGACCCATGACCATCGATGACATTATACGCTATGGTGTTGCTTACTATAAAACATTGCGTAAGAAATTCCGTTTGGATGGCAAACGTTGGAAGAACAAGAAGCCAGAGTTGAATGTGGTTGACTTACCCGAAATGTTTTTGATGGGCGCCTTTAAGGCAACAGTGAGGAAATCCCCATTTTTGTTAACTGGTCATGTGACCGACTGCAGTTCGTATATGGAATCGCAGTTGACGCACGCTTTGCAGCAGATCTTTGAGATGCCCGAGTGGCCAGGCGCCTTGCTGCAGATCGATAATTCGGTCCTGTCCATTTGGCGGGATCGTGAGTTCTTCTATGCCTTCGATCCGTTTCGTAGGAATCGCGTTGGCATGGTCGTTGATCCCGATGATTATCGCATCAAGGGTTTGGCAGTGCTGCAAATGCACACAACTTTTGATTCCTTTGTAAGGATTATCTATCAGAATGCGCTGAAGATGCGTCGCGGTGGCAAATTCTTCATCCATGGCATACGCACTGGTTGCATACGTCCGTTGCAAGTGATGTCACAGCAGACGAACAAGTTCCCAGCACTGCAAATGGGTTTGCCGACGTTCACCGATGAACCGGGTGAAGCGGAGTTGGTGCAGAAGAAGAGCATCGAGAGCATACCCGAGGAGGAGCGCATACCTGTTAAGGATGAAAAGGAATTCGTAGAGGAACTCATACTCtccatcatcaacaacattaTTAAGGAGCTGCCTGAACCCAGACTCGATCGTCCGCATCTCTATAAGCAAGCTCAACGGGTGCTCCTGCGCACCGATAAAGAGAATCTTCGTGCATTGCGTCTGAAGATCAAGCGTGGCTATGAGCTGGGcgaggaggagcaggaggatCTCAAGCGTGTGCTGACTATCGAGGAAGAGCTGGAGCTGAAGAGCAATTACCAGACGTTGCATGATGGTGCCTACATCATCATGGGCACCACCAAGTTGCCACCTTTGGATGAAGAGATGACCAAACTGGGCGGTTTACTTTCCGCCTTGGTGGCTTGCGCTGTTTCTGCCAAGTACAAGGTTTCCACTTGGAATGCGGATCTCATTGAGTTCTGCCTCACTTCGGTGAATAGTTTCAGTGAAGAATATCAGAATTATGAGTTTAATTTGTCGTGCTTGCTGAATAAGAAGCTGCCCGACATCGCTGTGGGCAAGAGCAACTTTTCATTGGTGGTCAATGAGGTTTACAAGTCCTCAGTGAATTCCTCGCTGCGTCAGGATCTGCTCGAGTTGCTCATCGACAACAATCGCGTGCTGCTCGTTTGTCAGCACTTTTCGTGCATCATCTTCAAGCGATACAATTTGCTCTACATGTTCATTGGTTTCCCCTGCAATGCAATTGGATATCGCAAGAGTGGCAGCGGTCCAGCTTGCATGATGCGCTTCATTGAATTGGACTCGTTGATACGTCGCATTGAATTTGGCTGTAATCCGCAAGGTTGCAATGTCATGAACTACATTGTGGCTGCTATCAAAATAGTTGATAATAATCTCAAGGGACGCTTCCGTCCCTGGAGCAAGGCGGACGATGATGCGGAGTACAATGCTGAGGCGGCGCGTAAAAAGAAACTGCGCGAACAGCGACTGGAGAAGATGCGCTACATCGACGAGGAGCTCAAGAAGGAGAACAAGCGCATTCAGGACTTCTTAGAGGCGAAGAAATCGCATGAGGATCGCAAGAAGCGTAAAC CTGAGTACGTGGATCTTGGCATCGACGAGGGCATGGGCGAAGAAGGCGAAGACCTTGACTACATGGACATGGAGGAGGAGGCCGAGGGCGAGGAGGAGATCGAGCTGAAGCACAAGCCCGGGAAGAAGCTGCCCAAGGAGATACGCAAAGTATACAAGCCGCGTCCCATACTCTACGGCTATCGGATGCGCGAAAAGGATTGCAACTTTAAGATCCAGGGCAGCATGAATATGGACGGTCGCGATGAGGGCTCCTTCAAGGAGATTAAGGCCTGCTATTTCGCTTCTGCTTTGGCCATCATTAGCTGTTCCCTGCGTCCATTAAATCAATGGAACTCGTATCGCATTGATCGGGTTATCACGCATGCCAAATCGATTGCCACTCGCGTCTGTGATTTGGAATCGGTCTTTGAGCGTGTGGTGCGACATGTGACCATCGATGACTATGAATTTGACATTTGGATACGTCTCTTTGAGCCGCTGGGTATGTGGACGCCAGCTGCCAAGCCCAATAAGTTGACACCCGAAGCGGGACTCAACATTATGAAGAAGAAGCTGCAGAAGACGCTAAGCACTCGGAAGTATCTCATGATATTTACACCGAATGGTTGCTTTGCTCTGTTCCACGATGAGTTCTATCATCTGTTCGATCCCTATGCGAGTATGGAAACTTGTggcgaggaggaggaggaggagaatgCTGGCGGCGATGAGGAAGAGGGCGATggcaaaaggaaaaagaagaaatgtCCGAAGGGACCCAAACGTTTCCCCGAACGCAACACCGCCTCCTGGGTTCTCtttgctgatgttgatgccaTGTTGGAGTACATCGATAAGCGTTGCTCGCAAGCGGATTGGAAGGAACAGAATCAGTACATGTTCTATGTGGTGGATGTGCTTTCCTACAAGAAGGCAGCGCCCAATGCACGCATCTTGCAGTTGCTCACGGATCTGTCGGTGCCCATGACGTGCAACAACAAGCATTACGGACATCCGGAGTACGAGATTTGTGCCACCAACGAGTCATTGGGTTGGCTGGAGCTAGAGAATTGTCTGCCGGTGTGGAGTCGCATGAATCGTCGCAACACTGCGGGCAAATATCGCAATCTGCCGCTGAGCAAACTCAAGAAATACGACGTTGAGATCGAGGGTCGTTTGTGGTCGCTTTGGGGTAATCTGCATCCCGAGGCGCCGGTCTTTGAGGATCTGAATCGTGGCCGGCAATATCTGGGCATCTATGTGATTGCCTGTTGTGCGGCCAGCGTCTACAATCTGATGGATTGGAGTGCTCAGCTGCTCGACACGATTGTTGTGAGTGGCGACAAGTATTTCACAGAGAGCATTGCTCAGATCAACAAGGAAGATTATGAGTTCTCGTTGGAGAACCTGAACATTGACTGTGCCCTCGAGGCCATCAACTTTGTGGTGCACATCGAGCACGTTTGCTATGGCAAACTGTATCGTGTGCCTGCTTTCAATCGCATGAATCTCTCCGAGGCCTTGATCTACTTCTTCAGTCACTATCAATACGGCATTGTCATGGTGCGAAAGCGCGCCTTGGCCATTGGCTTCTGTCCTGGCCACGATGGTGGATACTTTATGTACGATTGCCAGGAGAAGGATCAACCGCTTTTCCCCAAGCAACAGGGGGCTTCTTATCTGCTACGAACGCGGCATCTGCAGGTGTTGCTCTACTGCATTGTGGTCACCCTCAATGTGCCCTTCTACAACATTGACTTTAGCATTCACAAGGTGGAGATGCTGCGGGAAGGAGCCACCGTGGAGAacgaagaggaagaggagggCGGCGGATATTAG
- the LOC132791888 gene encoding uncharacterized protein LOC132791888: MATTATAATTKKGINNNKGDKTKSRRNERNILTFYEKIAVIRYYDETNISRNSLAKMFHCCATQIRRILEKKRELLQQLATLSEADASIIIEEMTRKRRKFEMSAISFLLHEWVERCRQLRLGVSIRNHTLKETALKMAAVLNLPAFRPSYRWLNRFRGKYKYEDDDLGYMGPNPVSSTLPVEQIIVEFKQSLPNFMQKELADTTDIDGNTKLKITAPTPDFVNLSSENSEISDDDDGVELVTCEPSVLHSPASTSDGEDEVPQPQLPQQPSQEDAASTSLLLNAGTCSLLSSVFPHLAIIHQFALMNSDVQALELISQLGVHMQQQATSGAYRASLTMAPSGDEHNAIGLPMELPPGSIFADIDDIELIE; encoded by the exons ATGGccacgacagcaacagcagcaaccacaaaaaagggcatcaataacaataaaggG GACAAAACCAAATCTCGTCGCAATGAACGCAACATTTTGACCTTCTACGAGAAGATTGCCGTGATACGTTACTACGATGAGACGAATATCTCACGGAATAGTTTGGCCAAGATGTTCCACTGTTGCGCTACCCAAATACGCCGCATTCTGGAGAAGAAGCGAgagttgttgcaacaactaGCCACTCTAAGCGAAGCGGATGCTTCGATCATCATTGAGGAGATGACGCGAAAGCGTCGCAAGTTCGAGATGAGCGCCATTAGTTTCTTGTTACACGAATGGGTGGAACGCTGTCGCCAGTTGCGACTTGGCGTCAGCATCAGGAATCATACGCTTAAGGAGACGGCACTCAAAATGGCAGCTGTTCTCAATTTGCCAGCATTTCGACCATCTTATCGCTGGCTGAATCGCTTTCGTGGCAAATACAAGTACGAGGACGATGACTTGGGCTACATGGGACCGAATCCAGTGTCCAGCACGCTGCCCGTGGAGCAGATTATTGTAGAATTTAAGCAATCGCTACCCAACTTTATGCAAAAGGAACTGGCGGACACCACAGACATTGATGGAAATACAAAGCTAAAGATCACAGCGCCTACGCCggattttgttaatttgtcgAGCGAAAATAGCGAAATCTCTGATGACGACGACGGAGTTGAATTGGTCACTTGTGAGCCAAGTGTGCTTCACTCCCCTGCCAGCACATCGGATGGCGAAGACGAAGTGCCTCAACCCCAGCTGCCGCAGCAGCCCTCTCAAGAAGATGCGGCCTCGACTAGTCTACTTTTAAATGCCGGCACTTGTTCGCTGCTGAGCAGCGTTTTTCCCCACTTGGCCATCATACATCAGTTTGCGCTCATGAACTCCGATGTGCAGGCGCTGGAGCTGATCTCGCAGCTGGGCGTTCACATGCAACAGCAAGCCACCTCGGGCGCTTATCGCGCTTCCCTAACTATGGCGCCAAGTGGCGACGAGCACAATGCTATCGGACTGCCAATGGAGCTGCCGCCGGGAAGCATCTTTGCAGACATTGATGATATAGAGTTGATAGAATAA
- the LOC132790048 gene encoding uncharacterized protein LOC132790048 isoform X2, which translates to MARPKNVAHDLELTVYNIPEQLGKTFGAEIVFGTRNIYPEPKKEAFRQTYYNRPSEIAAIIVAFVETYHMNPDFWTAGTMDGILKRGVKLLQKSQKLNYKSEDNEFDILPQVMERQSAVRIVIHFTGQFKNEPNVYKALSLFFSKYTACIFTSRDMFLLIWKRCTNSFFIFDANGRNDLCLRDFEEGKCSLMATRHVEHLVHLITQFSDLTPEDEFNIFEISLTQYGKLKEPPIGKDQLYHYHKLWAVVNEHYAVKTGGNSGIQQPISGTEKNASLVVSLIALIYSEFELAKLWRPMTIDDIIRYGVAYYKTLRKKFRLDGKRWKNKKPELNVVDLPEMFLMGAFKATVRKSPFLLTGHVTDCSSYMESQLTHALQQIFEMPEWPGALLQIDNSVLSIWRDREFFYAFDPFRRNRVGMVVDPDDYRIKGLAVLQMHTTFDSFVRIIYQNALKMRRGGKFFIHGIRTGCIRPLQVMSQQTNKFPALQMGLPTFTDEPGEAELVQKKSIESIPEEERIPVKDEKEFVEELILSIINNIIKELPEPRLDRPHLYKQAQRVLLRTDKENLRALRLKIKRGYELGEEEQEDLKRVLTIEEELELKSNYQTLHDGAYIIMGTTKLPPLDEEMTKLGGLLSALVACAVSAKYKVSTWNADLIEFCLTSVNSFSEEYQNYEFNLSCLLNKKLPDIAVGKSNFSLVVNEVYKSSVNSSLRQDLLELLIDNNRVLLVCQHFSCIIFKRYNLLYMFIGFPCNAIGYRKSGSGPACMMRFIELDSLIRRIEFGCNPQGCNVMNYIVAAIKIVDNNLKGRFRPWSKADDDAEYNAEAARKKKLREQRLEKMRYIDEELKKENKRIQDFLEAKKSHEDRKKRKPEYVDLGIDEGMGEEGEDLDYMDMEEEAEGEEEIELKHKPGKKLPKEIRKVYKPRPILYGYRMREKDCNFKIQGSMNMDGRDEGSFKEIKACYFASALAIISCSLRPLNQWNSYRIDRVITHAKSIATRVCDLESVFERVVRHVTIDDYEFDIWIRLFEPLGMWTPAAKPNKLTPEAGLNIMKKKLQKTLSTRKYLMIFTPNGCFALFHDEFYHLFDPYASMETCGEEEEEENAGGDEEEGDGKRKKKKCPKGPKRFPERNTASWVLFADVDAMLEYIDKRCSQADWKEQNQYMFYVVDVLSYKKAAPNARILQLLTDLSVPMTCNNKHYGHPEYEICATNESLGWLELENCLPVWSRMNRRNTAGKYRNLPLSKLKKYDVEIEGRLWSLWGNLHPEAPVFEDLNRGRQYLGIYVIACCAASVYNLMDWSAQLLDTIVVSGDKYFTESIAQINKEDYEFSLENLNIDCALEAINFVVHIEHVCYGKLYRVPAFNRMNLSEALIYFFSHYQYGIVMVRKRALAIGFCPGHDGGYFMYDCQEKDQPLFPKQQGASYLLRTRHLQVLLYCIVVTLNVPFYNIDFSIHKVEMLREGATVENEEEEEGGGY; encoded by the exons ATG GCACGTCCAAAAAATGTAGCTCACGATCTCGAACTCACCGTGTACAACATTCCCGAACAGCTGGGAAAAACCTTTGGCGCTGAGATTGTATTTGGTACACGAAATATTTACCCGGAACCCAAGAAAGAAGCATTTAGACAGAC CTATTACAATCGACCGAGTGAAATAGCCGCGATTATTGTGGCCTTTGTGGAAACGTATCACATGAATCCCGATTTCTGGACAGCAGGCACCATGGATGGCATCCTCAAACGAGGCGTGAAGCTGCTccaaaaaagccaaaaactcAATTACAAATCAGAGGACAATGAATTCGATATATTGCCCCAAGTGATGGAGCGACAATCAGCTGTAAGGATCGTGATACACTTTACAGGACAATTCAAGAATGAACCGAATGTGTACAaagctctctcgctcttcttTTCCAAATACACAGCTTGCATTTTCACTTCACGCGACATGTTTTTGCTGATCTGGAAGCGTTGCACAAACTCATTCTTTATCTTCGATGCAAATGGTCGCAATGATTTATGTTTGCGTGACTTTGAGGAAGGGAAATGTTCGTTGATGGCCACACGACATGTGGAGCACTTGGTGCATTTGATAACACAATTTAGTGATCTAACACCCGAGGATGAATTCAATATATTCGAGATCTCGCTGACGCAGTATGGCAAGCTGAAGGAACCGCCGATCGGCAAGGATCAGCTGTATCATTATCACAAACTGTGGGCGGTGGTCAATGAGCATTATGCGGTTAAAACAGGAGGCAATAGCGGCATTCAACAACCGATTTCGGGCACTGAGAAGAATGCTTCGCTTGTGGTCTCTTTGATTGCGCTGATCTACTCTGAATTCGAACTAGCGAAGCTCTGGCGACCCATGACCATCGATGACATTATACGCTATGGTGTTGCTTACTATAAAACATTGCGTAAGAAATTCCGTTTGGATGGCAAACGTTGGAAGAACAAGAAGCCAGAGTTGAATGTGGTTGACTTACCCGAAATGTTTTTGATGGGCGCCTTTAAGGCAACAGTGAGGAAATCCCCATTTTTGTTAACTGGTCATGTGACCGACTGCAGTTCGTATATGGAATCGCAGTTGACGCACGCTTTGCAGCAGATCTTTGAGATGCCCGAGTGGCCAGGCGCCTTGCTGCAGATCGATAATTCGGTCCTGTCCATTTGGCGGGATCGTGAGTTCTTCTATGCCTTCGATCCGTTTCGTAGGAATCGCGTTGGCATGGTCGTTGATCCCGATGATTATCGCATCAAGGGTTTGGCAGTGCTGCAAATGCACACAACTTTTGATTCCTTTGTAAGGATTATCTATCAGAATGCGCTGAAGATGCGTCGCGGTGGCAAATTCTTCATCCATGGCATACGCACTGGTTGCATACGTCCGTTGCAAGTGATGTCACAGCAGACGAACAAGTTCCCAGCACTGCAAATGGGTTTGCCGACGTTCACCGATGAACCGGGTGAAGCGGAGTTGGTGCAGAAGAAGAGCATCGAGAGCATACCCGAGGAGGAGCGCATACCTGTTAAGGATGAAAAGGAATTCGTAGAGGAACTCATACTCtccatcatcaacaacattaTTAAGGAGCTGCCTGAACCCAGACTCGATCGTCCGCATCTCTATAAGCAAGCTCAACGGGTGCTCCTGCGCACCGATAAAGAGAATCTTCGTGCATTGCGTCTGAAGATCAAGCGTGGCTATGAGCTGGGcgaggaggagcaggaggatCTCAAGCGTGTGCTGACTATCGAGGAAGAGCTGGAGCTGAAGAGCAATTACCAGACGTTGCATGATGGTGCCTACATCATCATGGGCACCACCAAGTTGCCACCTTTGGATGAAGAGATGACCAAACTGGGCGGTTTACTTTCCGCCTTGGTGGCTTGCGCTGTTTCTGCCAAGTACAAGGTTTCCACTTGGAATGCGGATCTCATTGAGTTCTGCCTCACTTCGGTGAATAGTTTCAGTGAAGAATATCAGAATTATGAGTTTAATTTGTCGTGCTTGCTGAATAAGAAGCTGCCCGACATCGCTGTGGGCAAGAGCAACTTTTCATTGGTGGTCAATGAGGTTTACAAGTCCTCAGTGAATTCCTCGCTGCGTCAGGATCTGCTCGAGTTGCTCATCGACAACAATCGCGTGCTGCTCGTTTGTCAGCACTTTTCGTGCATCATCTTCAAGCGATACAATTTGCTCTACATGTTCATTGGTTTCCCCTGCAATGCAATTGGATATCGCAAGAGTGGCAGCGGTCCAGCTTGCATGATGCGCTTCATTGAATTGGACTCGTTGATACGTCGCATTGAATTTGGCTGTAATCCGCAAGGTTGCAATGTCATGAACTACATTGTGGCTGCTATCAAAATAGTTGATAATAATCTCAAGGGACGCTTCCGTCCCTGGAGCAAGGCGGACGATGATGCGGAGTACAATGCTGAGGCGGCGCGTAAAAAGAAACTGCGCGAACAGCGACTGGAGAAGATGCGCTACATCGACGAGGAGCTCAAGAAGGAGAACAAGCGCATTCAGGACTTCTTAGAGGCGAAGAAATCGCATGAGGATCGCAAGAAGCGTAAAC CTGAGTACGTGGATCTTGGCATCGACGAGGGCATGGGCGAAGAAGGCGAAGACCTTGACTACATGGACATGGAGGAGGAGGCCGAGGGCGAGGAGGAGATCGAGCTGAAGCACAAGCCCGGGAAGAAGCTGCCCAAGGAGATACGCAAAGTATACAAGCCGCGTCCCATACTCTACGGCTATCGGATGCGCGAAAAGGATTGCAACTTTAAGATCCAGGGCAGCATGAATATGGACGGTCGCGATGAGGGCTCCTTCAAGGAGATTAAGGCCTGCTATTTCGCTTCTGCTTTGGCCATCATTAGCTGTTCCCTGCGTCCATTAAATCAATGGAACTCGTATCGCATTGATCGGGTTATCACGCATGCCAAATCGATTGCCACTCGCGTCTGTGATTTGGAATCGGTCTTTGAGCGTGTGGTGCGACATGTGACCATCGATGACTATGAATTTGACATTTGGATACGTCTCTTTGAGCCGCTGGGTATGTGGACGCCAGCTGCCAAGCCCAATAAGTTGACACCCGAAGCGGGACTCAACATTATGAAGAAGAAGCTGCAGAAGACGCTAAGCACTCGGAAGTATCTCATGATATTTACACCGAATGGTTGCTTTGCTCTGTTCCACGATGAGTTCTATCATCTGTTCGATCCCTATGCGAGTATGGAAACTTGTggcgaggaggaggaggaggagaatgCTGGCGGCGATGAGGAAGAGGGCGATggcaaaaggaaaaagaagaaatgtCCGAAGGGACCCAAACGTTTCCCCGAACGCAACACCGCCTCCTGGGTTCTCtttgctgatgttgatgccaTGTTGGAGTACATCGATAAGCGTTGCTCGCAAGCGGATTGGAAGGAACAGAATCAGTACATGTTCTATGTGGTGGATGTGCTTTCCTACAAGAAGGCAGCGCCCAATGCACGCATCTTGCAGTTGCTCACGGATCTGTCGGTGCCCATGACGTGCAACAACAAGCATTACGGACATCCGGAGTACGAGATTTGTGCCACCAACGAGTCATTGGGTTGGCTGGAGCTAGAGAATTGTCTGCCGGTGTGGAGTCGCATGAATCGTCGCAACACTGCGGGCAAATATCGCAATCTGCCGCTGAGCAAACTCAAGAAATACGACGTTGAGATCGAGGGTCGTTTGTGGTCGCTTTGGGGTAATCTGCATCCCGAGGCGCCGGTCTTTGAGGATCTGAATCGTGGCCGGCAATATCTGGGCATCTATGTGATTGCCTGTTGTGCGGCCAGCGTCTACAATCTGATGGATTGGAGTGCTCAGCTGCTCGACACGATTGTTGTGAGTGGCGACAAGTATTTCACAGAGAGCATTGCTCAGATCAACAAGGAAGATTATGAGTTCTCGTTGGAGAACCTGAACATTGACTGTGCCCTCGAGGCCATCAACTTTGTGGTGCACATCGAGCACGTTTGCTATGGCAAACTGTATCGTGTGCCTGCTTTCAATCGCATGAATCTCTCCGAGGCCTTGATCTACTTCTTCAGTCACTATCAATACGGCATTGTCATGGTGCGAAAGCGCGCCTTGGCCATTGGCTTCTGTCCTGGCCACGATGGTGGATACTTTATGTACGATTGCCAGGAGAAGGATCAACCGCTTTTCCCCAAGCAACAGGGGGCTTCTTATCTGCTACGAACGCGGCATCTGCAGGTGTTGCTCTACTGCATTGTGGTCACCCTCAATGTGCCCTTCTACAACATTGACTTTAGCATTCACAAGGTGGAGATGCTGCGGGAAGGAGCCACCGTGGAGAacgaagaggaagaggagggCGGCGGATATTAG